From a region of the Alnus glutinosa chromosome 1, dhAlnGlut1.1, whole genome shotgun sequence genome:
- the LOC133872431 gene encoding transcriptional corepressor LEUNIG_HOMOLOG isoform X1, with product MSQSNWEADKMLDVYIYDYLVKKKLHATAKSFMTEGKVAADPVAIDAPGGFLFEWWSVFWDIFIARTNEKHSETAAAYIEAQHNKAKEQQQLQMQQFQLIRQAQLQRRDPNHPSVGGPVNSVNSEGMLGQSTASALAAKMYEERMKRSNSMDSETSQPLLDARMALLKSTANHPGQLVQGNSGSVSAALQQIQARTQQTTDIKGEVNMSANQRSLPMDPSPMYAQGIMQSKPGMGNAGLNPGVGGLPLKGWPLTGIDQIRPGLGAQAQKPFLQNANQFQLLPQQQLLAQVQAQGNLGSSPMYGETDPQRFRGLSRGTLNAKDGQPIANDGSIGSPMQSTSLKINMQMQQCSSQQQQDPLHPQQVQQNNRKRKGPSSSGAANSTGTGNTIGPSPNSQPSTPSTHTPGDGLAMASNLQNVGSISKGLMMYGTDGAGGLASSTNQLEDMEHFGDVGSLEDNVESFLSNDDGDGRDLFGALKRNPSEHAAETSKGFSFSEVSSIRKSNSKVVSCHFSSDGKLLASAGHDKKVVLWNMETLHTESTPEEHTLIITDVRFRPNSTQLATSSFDTSVRIWDAAKPSYNSLQTYTGHTSNVISLDFHPKKNEVFCSCDANSEIRYWSINQYSCTRVSKGGSAQVRFQPRIGLLLAAAAENIVSIFDVETDRQTLSLLGHSSQVHSVCWDTSGDYLASVSQESVRVWSVATGECTHELSSSGNTFHSCVFHPSYSSLLVIGGYQSLELWNMAVNKCMTIPAHECVISALAQSPVSGMVASASHDKSVKIWK from the exons ATGTCGCAGAGCAATTGGGAAGCGGATAAAAT GCTTgatgtttatatatatgattactTGGTGAAGAAAAAATTGCATGCCACGGCAAAATCCTTCATGACTGAAGGGAAGGTTGCAGCGGACCCTGTAG CAATTGATGCTCCTGGGGGGTTTCTTTTTGAATGGTGGTCTGTTTTCTGGGACATTTTTATTGCTAGGACAAACGAGAAACATTCTGAGACAGCTGCAGCTTACATTGAG GCACAGCATAATAAAGCAAAAGAGCAACAGCAACTGCAAATGCAGCAGTTTCAACTAATCCGTCAAGCTCAGTTGCAACGAAGGGATCCTAATCATCCTTCTGTTGGTGGTCCCGTGAATTCCGTCAATTCTGAAGGCATGCTCGGGCAGTCTACTGCTAGTGCATTGGCAGCCAAAATGTACGAGGAACGCATGAAGCGTAGTAATTCAATGGATTCAGAAACATCCCAACCACTTCTTGATGCTAGGATGGCCCTTCTGAAATCAACAGCTAATCATCCTGG TCAGTTGGTCCAAGGAAACTCTGGAAGTGTGTCTGCAGCGTTGCAGCAAATCCAGGCACGGACTCAACAGACCACT GATATCAAAGGCGAAGTTAACATGTCTGCTAACCAGAGATCCTTGCCCATGGATCCTTCTCCAATGTATGCGCAGGGAATCATGCAGTCAAAACCTGGAATGGGAAATGCAG GATTGAACCCTGGAGTTGGTGGTCTTCCATTGAAGGGGTGGCCCTTAACA GGCATTGACCAAATTCGACCAGGTTTAGGTGCACAAGCTCAAAAGCCCTTCCTTCAGAATGCAAATCAGTTTCAACTTTTGCCTCAGCAACAACTCTTAGCACAGGTGCAAGCACAAGGCAATCTTGGTAGTTCACCTATGTATGGAGAAACAGATCCTCAAAGATTTAGAGGATTATCTAGGGGCACTTTGAATGCAAAAGATGGTCAACCAATTGCAAATGATGGATCCATAGGTTCTCCAATGCAATCAACTTCTTTGAAG ATAAACATGCAGATGCAACAATGTTCTTCTCAACAACAACAGGATCCTCTGCATCCACAGCAAGTGCAACAG AATAATCGAAAAAGGAAAGGGCCTTCATCTTCTGGAGCTGCTAACAGTACTGGCACAGGAAATACCATTGGTCCTTCACCAAACTCTCAGCCATCAACTCCTTCTACTCATACTCCTGGTGATGGACTTGCTATGGCAAGTAATCTGCAGAATGTTGGGAGCATCTCAAAAGGTTTAATGATGTATGGTACAGATGGAGCAGGTGGTCTTGCATCATCCACAAACCAGCTG GAAGACATGGAACATTTTGGAGATGTTGGCTCTTTAGAAGATAATGTTGAATCTTTTCTGTCAAATGATGATGGAGATGGAAGGGATTTGTTTGGTGCATTGAAACGGAATCCTTCTGAACATGCTGCAGAAACTTCAAAAG GTTTTTCCTTCAGTGAAGTTAGTTCCATTCGTAAAAGCAATAGCAAAGTTGTCTCTTGTCATTTCTCTTCAGATGGCAAGTTATTGGCCAGTGCTGGGCATGACAAGAAG GTTGTTCTTTGGAACATGGAGACTCTACATACTGAGAGCACACCGGAGGAGCACACTCTGATAATTACTGATGTTCGCTTCAGACCAAATTCAACTCAGCTGGCAACATCTTCATTTGATACATCTGTGCGAATCTGGGATGCTGCAAAA CCAAGCTATAACAGCTTACAAACATATACAGGGCACACCTCAAATGTAATTTCCCTCGATTTCCACCCTAAGAAGAATGAAGTTTTCTGCTCTTGTGATGCTAACAGTGAGATTCGTTACTGGAGTATTAATCAGTATTCTTGCACCCGTGTTTCCAAG GGAGGTTCAGCACAGGTGAGATTTCAGCCCAGAATTGGATTACTTTTGGCTGCAGCAGCAGAGAATATTGTGTCCATCTTTGATGTTGAGACTGATAGGCAGACACTCTCATTACTG GGGCACTCATCACAAGTGCACTCTGTTTGTTGGGACACGAGTGGAGATTATTTGGCATCTGTCAGTCAAGAGTCTGTCAGAGTGTGGTCAGTAGCCACCGGAGAGTGTACTCACGAGCTCAGTTCCAGTGGAAACACCTTCCATTCTTGTGTTTTCCATCCAAGCTACTCCTCTCTCTTGGTCATTGGAGGCTACCAG TCTTTGGAGCTTTGGAACATGGCGGTGAATAAGTGTATGACAATTCCCGCTCATGAGTGTGTGATATCAGCTTTGGCACAGTCACCAGTATCAGGGATGGTTGCTTCTGCCAGTCATGACAAATCTGTTAAGATTTGGAAATAA
- the LOC133872431 gene encoding transcriptional corepressor LEUNIG_HOMOLOG isoform X2 has translation MSQSNWEADKMLDVYIYDYLVKKKLHATAKSFMTEGKVAADPVAIDAPGGFLFEWWSVFWDIFIARTNEKHSETAAAYIEAQHNKAKEQQQLQMQQFQLIRQAQLQRRDPNHPSVGGPVNSVNSEGMLGQSTASALAAKMYEERMKRSNSMDSETSQPLLDARMALLKSTANHPGQLVQGNSGSVSAALQQIQDIKGEVNMSANQRSLPMDPSPMYAQGIMQSKPGMGNAGLNPGVGGLPLKGWPLTGIDQIRPGLGAQAQKPFLQNANQFQLLPQQQLLAQVQAQGNLGSSPMYGETDPQRFRGLSRGTLNAKDGQPIANDGSIGSPMQSTSLKINMQMQQCSSQQQQDPLHPQQVQQNNRKRKGPSSSGAANSTGTGNTIGPSPNSQPSTPSTHTPGDGLAMASNLQNVGSISKGLMMYGTDGAGGLASSTNQLEDMEHFGDVGSLEDNVESFLSNDDGDGRDLFGALKRNPSEHAAETSKGFSFSEVSSIRKSNSKVVSCHFSSDGKLLASAGHDKKVVLWNMETLHTESTPEEHTLIITDVRFRPNSTQLATSSFDTSVRIWDAAKPSYNSLQTYTGHTSNVISLDFHPKKNEVFCSCDANSEIRYWSINQYSCTRVSKGGSAQVRFQPRIGLLLAAAAENIVSIFDVETDRQTLSLLGHSSQVHSVCWDTSGDYLASVSQESVRVWSVATGECTHELSSSGNTFHSCVFHPSYSSLLVIGGYQSLELWNMAVNKCMTIPAHECVISALAQSPVSGMVASASHDKSVKIWK, from the exons ATGTCGCAGAGCAATTGGGAAGCGGATAAAAT GCTTgatgtttatatatatgattactTGGTGAAGAAAAAATTGCATGCCACGGCAAAATCCTTCATGACTGAAGGGAAGGTTGCAGCGGACCCTGTAG CAATTGATGCTCCTGGGGGGTTTCTTTTTGAATGGTGGTCTGTTTTCTGGGACATTTTTATTGCTAGGACAAACGAGAAACATTCTGAGACAGCTGCAGCTTACATTGAG GCACAGCATAATAAAGCAAAAGAGCAACAGCAACTGCAAATGCAGCAGTTTCAACTAATCCGTCAAGCTCAGTTGCAACGAAGGGATCCTAATCATCCTTCTGTTGGTGGTCCCGTGAATTCCGTCAATTCTGAAGGCATGCTCGGGCAGTCTACTGCTAGTGCATTGGCAGCCAAAATGTACGAGGAACGCATGAAGCGTAGTAATTCAATGGATTCAGAAACATCCCAACCACTTCTTGATGCTAGGATGGCCCTTCTGAAATCAACAGCTAATCATCCTGG TCAGTTGGTCCAAGGAAACTCTGGAAGTGTGTCTGCAGCGTTGCAGCAAATCCAG GATATCAAAGGCGAAGTTAACATGTCTGCTAACCAGAGATCCTTGCCCATGGATCCTTCTCCAATGTATGCGCAGGGAATCATGCAGTCAAAACCTGGAATGGGAAATGCAG GATTGAACCCTGGAGTTGGTGGTCTTCCATTGAAGGGGTGGCCCTTAACA GGCATTGACCAAATTCGACCAGGTTTAGGTGCACAAGCTCAAAAGCCCTTCCTTCAGAATGCAAATCAGTTTCAACTTTTGCCTCAGCAACAACTCTTAGCACAGGTGCAAGCACAAGGCAATCTTGGTAGTTCACCTATGTATGGAGAAACAGATCCTCAAAGATTTAGAGGATTATCTAGGGGCACTTTGAATGCAAAAGATGGTCAACCAATTGCAAATGATGGATCCATAGGTTCTCCAATGCAATCAACTTCTTTGAAG ATAAACATGCAGATGCAACAATGTTCTTCTCAACAACAACAGGATCCTCTGCATCCACAGCAAGTGCAACAG AATAATCGAAAAAGGAAAGGGCCTTCATCTTCTGGAGCTGCTAACAGTACTGGCACAGGAAATACCATTGGTCCTTCACCAAACTCTCAGCCATCAACTCCTTCTACTCATACTCCTGGTGATGGACTTGCTATGGCAAGTAATCTGCAGAATGTTGGGAGCATCTCAAAAGGTTTAATGATGTATGGTACAGATGGAGCAGGTGGTCTTGCATCATCCACAAACCAGCTG GAAGACATGGAACATTTTGGAGATGTTGGCTCTTTAGAAGATAATGTTGAATCTTTTCTGTCAAATGATGATGGAGATGGAAGGGATTTGTTTGGTGCATTGAAACGGAATCCTTCTGAACATGCTGCAGAAACTTCAAAAG GTTTTTCCTTCAGTGAAGTTAGTTCCATTCGTAAAAGCAATAGCAAAGTTGTCTCTTGTCATTTCTCTTCAGATGGCAAGTTATTGGCCAGTGCTGGGCATGACAAGAAG GTTGTTCTTTGGAACATGGAGACTCTACATACTGAGAGCACACCGGAGGAGCACACTCTGATAATTACTGATGTTCGCTTCAGACCAAATTCAACTCAGCTGGCAACATCTTCATTTGATACATCTGTGCGAATCTGGGATGCTGCAAAA CCAAGCTATAACAGCTTACAAACATATACAGGGCACACCTCAAATGTAATTTCCCTCGATTTCCACCCTAAGAAGAATGAAGTTTTCTGCTCTTGTGATGCTAACAGTGAGATTCGTTACTGGAGTATTAATCAGTATTCTTGCACCCGTGTTTCCAAG GGAGGTTCAGCACAGGTGAGATTTCAGCCCAGAATTGGATTACTTTTGGCTGCAGCAGCAGAGAATATTGTGTCCATCTTTGATGTTGAGACTGATAGGCAGACACTCTCATTACTG GGGCACTCATCACAAGTGCACTCTGTTTGTTGGGACACGAGTGGAGATTATTTGGCATCTGTCAGTCAAGAGTCTGTCAGAGTGTGGTCAGTAGCCACCGGAGAGTGTACTCACGAGCTCAGTTCCAGTGGAAACACCTTCCATTCTTGTGTTTTCCATCCAAGCTACTCCTCTCTCTTGGTCATTGGAGGCTACCAG TCTTTGGAGCTTTGGAACATGGCGGTGAATAAGTGTATGACAATTCCCGCTCATGAGTGTGTGATATCAGCTTTGGCACAGTCACCAGTATCAGGGATGGTTGCTTCTGCCAGTCATGACAAATCTGTTAAGATTTGGAAATAA
- the LOC133858784 gene encoding glycine-rich cell wall structural protein-like translates to MRAVSCCLVVAFLYAFLVSGLVLADVGGVEDDKHFFHPPHLYKGGGPGGLGHGIYNKGFGHGRFGGGGGLGGGGGLGGGAGGGLGGGGGLGGGAGGGLGGGGGLGGGAGGGLGGGGGLGGGAGGGLGGGGGLGGGAGGGIGGGAGGGGGLGGGGGLGGGGGAGAGGGFGAGGGAGGGIGGGAGGGGGLGGGGGLGGAGGAGGGIGGGAGGGGGLGGGGGLGGGGGAGAGGGFGAGGGAGGGGGLGGGAGGGGGLGGGGGGGLGGGAGGGAGAGGGLGGGAGGGGGFGGGGGAGGGAGGGFGAGGGVGGGLGAGGGGGGGFGGGGGFGAGGGAGFGGGH, encoded by the coding sequence ATGAGGGCTGTTTCATGTTGTCTTGTGGTTGCTTTTTTGTACGCTTTTCTTGTTAGTGGTTTGGTGCTGGCTGATGTCGGAGGGGTTGAGGATGACAAACATTTCTTTCACCCCCCGCATTTGTATAAGGGGGGAGGACCGGGAGGTCTTGGTCATGGGATTTATAATAAGGGGTTTGGACATGGAAGGTTCGGTGGAGGCGGTGGGCTTGGTGGTGGGGGTGGTCTAGGTGGAGGTGCAGGAGGTGGCTTAGGTGGCGGTGGTGGCCTAGGTGGAGGTGCAGGAGGTGGCTTAGGTGGCGGTGGTGGCCTAGGTGGAGGTGCAGGAGGTGGCTTAGGTGGCGGTGGTGGCCTAGGTGGAGGTGCAGGAGGTGGCTTAGGTGGCGGTGGTGGCCTTGGTGGTGGTGCTGGTGGAGGCATTGGTGGAGGAGCTGGTGGTGGTGGGGGTCTAGGTGGCGGAGGTGGActcggtggtggtggtggagctGGAGCAGGTGGTGGGTTTGGTGCTGGTGGTGGTGCTGGTGGAGGCATTGGTGGAGGCGCTGGTGGTGGTGGGGGTCTAGGTGGCGGAGGTGGACTCGGTGGTGCTGGTGGTGCTGGTGGAGGCATTGGTGGAGGCGCTGGTGGTGGTGGGGGTCTAGGTGGCGGAGGTGGActcggtggtggtggtggagctGGAGCAGGTGGTGGGTTTGGTGCTGGTGGTGGTGCTGGTGGAGGTGGCGGCCTTGGTGGTGGAGCTGGTGGAGGAGGTGGGCTTGGTGGAGGGGGCGGAGGAGGCTTAGGTGGCGGAGCTGGTGGTGGTGCAGGTGCCGGTGGAGGCCTTGGTGGAGGTGCTGGCGGTGGAGGTGGCTTCGGCGGTGGGGGAGGTGCTGGCGGTGGTGCAGGAGGAGGATTTGGAGCAGGTGGAGGTGTTGGTGGTGGACTTGGTGctggtggaggtggaggcggTGGATTTGGTGGAGGTGGTGGCTTTGGTGCTGGCGGTGGAGCTGGATTTGGTGGTGGGCACTAG
- the LOC133868852 gene encoding CLAVATA3/ESR (CLE)-related protein 44-like, whose product MATASKALCEGSTKSLVLFLFIVLLLLVTLFDLRPYTDLSKISKAHDYSSSARRLLLQYPPSTQQSAMELHPERSNSSRNRQYEAAAHEVPSGPNPISNK is encoded by the coding sequence ATGGCAACAGCTAGCAAGGCACTTTGTGAAGGCTCAACAAAATCATTAGTTCTATTCCTATTTATTGTGCTTCTCTTGCTTGTTACTCTCTTTGATCTCCGTCCTTACACAGACCTTTCAAAGATATCCAAAGCTCATGACTACTCCTCCTCGGCCAGACGACTGCTTCTGCAATATCCTCCTTCAACACAACAATCCGCCATGGAATTGCATCCAGAACGAAGTAATAGTTCTAGGAATCGACAATATGAAGCTGCCGCTCATGAAGTTCCTAGTGGTCCCAATCCCATATCGAACAAGTAA